In Cryptococcus deuterogattii R265 chromosome 4, complete sequence, a genomic segment contains:
- a CDS encoding fructose-1 — MAAPQATLGADLEPPATDLITLTRHILSQQYALGESATGDLTMLLIAIQVTSKYIASNVRKARLINLVGLAGASNVQGEDQKKLDVLSNDIMVNALSASGKCSVMVSEEVDEAIIVGGNKGTYCVVFDPLDGSSNIDAGVNVGTIFGVYKVQDGSKGSVKDVLRPGREMVAAGYTMYGSSCNLVLSTGNGVDGFTLDESLGEFILTHPSIKIPSRGKIYSFNEGNSLHFHPPTNDYLNSIKYPENGKPYSARYIGSMVADVHRTLLYGGIFGYPDDKKSKDGKLRMLYEAFPMSFLTEQAGGVATTGSQRILDIVPTSIHGRCPVFLGSKEDVEDLKKFYAGYKDDSRKW; from the exons ATGGCCGCCCCACAAGCTACTCTCGGTGCCGATCTCGAGCCCCCTGCGACTGATTTGATCACTCTTACCAGGCATATCTTGTCCCAACAATATGCTTTGGGCGAGAGCGCTACTGGCGACCTCACCATGCTTTTGATCGCTATCCAG GTGACTTCCAAATACATCGCTTCCAACGTCCGAAAAGCTCGTCTGATCAACCTCGTTGGTCTTGCCGGTGCCTCCAACGTTCAGGGCGAGGACCAGAAAAAGCTTGATGTGCTTTCAAATGACATCATGGTCAATGCTTTGAGCGCCAGTGGAAAGTGCTCAGTCATGGTCAGTGAGGAGGTTGACGAAGCTATTATTGTTGGTGGAAACAAGGGTACCTA TTGTGTTGTCTTTGACCCTCTCGACGGCTCTAGTAACATTGATGCTGGTGTTAACGTCGGTACCATTTTCGGTGTCTACAAGGTG CAAGATGGTTCTAAGGGCTCTGTTAAGGACGTTCTTCGTCCCGGTAGGGAAATGGTCGCTGCTGGTTACACCATGTACGGTTCTTCCTGTAACCTTGTTTTGTCCACCGGTAACGGTGTTGACGGTTTCACCCTCGACGAG TCGCTCGGAGAGTTCATCCTTACCCACCCATCCATCAAAATCCCCTCTCGAGGCAAGATTTACTCATTCAACGAAGGAAACTCTTTGCACTTCCACCCCCCTACCAATGACTACCTCAACAGCATCAAGTACCCTGAGAATGGCAAGCCTTACTCCGCGAGGTACATCGGTTCCATGGTTGCCGATGTTCACCGAACGTTGTTGTACGGCGGTATCTTTGGCTACCCtgatgacaagaagagcaaggatggTAAATTAAGGATGCTTTACGAGGCCTTCCCTATGTCTTTCCTCACCGAGCAGGCTGGCGGTGTTGCCACTACTGGCTCTCAACGTATTCTCGACATTGTCCCCACTTCTATTCACGGTCGATGCCCAGTCTTCTTGGGTAGtaaggaggatgtggaggatttgaagaagttcTATGCCGGTTACAAGGATGACTCTAGGAAGTGGTAA